Proteins co-encoded in one Bacteroidales bacterium genomic window:
- a CDS encoding HDIG domain-containing protein, whose protein sequence is MNKYLQHIRYNIRTILTIACFMLTSVIIVYFLPREGRFMFEYQKGGFWKHEDLTAPFSFPIAKSSVEIAAERDSALKGYRPIFTFDKTIADQRLQELGESFSNAWVNYSIDSLKIPSRDAYRRDSRYNANRQLENQYRGFLKSVVRDIYQRGIVDLSPIEENNRNKYGEIVVVRNNIAETTPIADLYTPKSAYERVVERLHNGIPRRNNLLIRKYDKFFKDFEINNFLATNVIYDEEKSTTVLKSLINGISPSRGLIQEGQGIISRGEYISDSKFMALESLRREYERNLGFMQRQLVIIGKFILVLTSLLVLYMFLRRFRKEVLESNMRIAFILLIVLMMVIIASTSLRFGLFSIYVLPFAILPIVLNTFFDSRLALFVHFITILLVGFFVPNGFEFVLLNVVAGMVAIISLTDAYRRSKLVVTAAFVILTYSVIYIGIGLVQEGDLRQIDYKYFSWFGVNGLLILISYPLIYVFEKTFGFISDATLMELSDTNQPLLRKLAENAPGTFQHSLQVANLAEEAVHHVGGNPLLVRTGALYHDIGKIDEPLYYIENQSSAINPHDNLEFEQSARIIIDHVRKGVELAKKNKLPEPIINFIRTHHGTTTVQYFYRSFLRKYPEAEVDVRKFSYPGPRPDSKETAIVMMADSVEAASRSLKSITESTIDTLVDNIITSQMTDEQYNEAQITFKDITTIKEVFKKRLQNIYHVRISYPA, encoded by the coding sequence ATGAATAAATATTTACAGCATATACGTTATAACATCCGCACAATTCTGACCATTGCGTGCTTTATGCTCACATCGGTCATTATTGTGTATTTTCTTCCGCGTGAGGGCAGGTTTATGTTTGAATATCAGAAAGGCGGATTCTGGAAGCATGAAGATCTCACTGCACCATTCAGTTTTCCGATAGCAAAATCTTCAGTTGAAATTGCTGCAGAAAGAGATTCAGCCCTTAAAGGTTACCGGCCGATATTTACTTTTGATAAGACAATTGCTGACCAGCGCCTGCAGGAACTGGGGGAAAGCTTTTCAAACGCATGGGTAAATTATTCAATTGACAGTTTAAAAATACCTTCAAGAGACGCTTATCGCCGGGATAGCCGCTATAACGCGAACCGGCAGCTGGAAAATCAGTATCGCGGATTTTTAAAATCGGTTGTACGGGATATTTACCAGAGGGGAATAGTTGATCTTTCACCCATTGAAGAAAATAACCGGAATAAATACGGTGAAATCGTGGTTGTAAGAAATAACATTGCCGAAACCACACCGATTGCTGATCTGTACACACCAAAGAGTGCCTACGAGCGGGTGGTTGAAAGGCTGCATAATGGCATTCCCCGCAGGAATAACCTGTTGATAAGGAAATACGACAAGTTTTTTAAGGATTTTGAAATCAACAATTTCCTGGCTACCAATGTAATTTACGATGAAGAAAAATCAACGACAGTTCTTAAAAGCCTTATCAATGGTATTTCCCCGTCACGGGGACTGATCCAGGAAGGACAGGGCATCATTTCGCGAGGCGAATACATAAGCGATTCCAAGTTTATGGCTCTTGAATCACTTCGCAGGGAATATGAGCGAAATCTCGGCTTCATGCAAAGACAGCTTGTGATTATTGGCAAATTCATTCTTGTATTAACTTCATTGCTTGTTCTTTACATGTTTTTAAGACGATTCAGAAAAGAAGTACTTGAAAGCAATATGAGAATAGCCTTTATCCTGTTGATCGTACTTATGATGGTGATCATTGCGAGCACTTCCCTAAGGTTCGGGCTTTTCAGCATTTATGTACTTCCCTTTGCCATACTGCCCATCGTTCTTAACACCTTTTTTGATTCAAGGCTGGCCTTATTTGTGCATTTCATCACGATTCTTCTTGTAGGATTTTTTGTGCCCAACGGTTTTGAATTCGTTCTTCTGAACGTGGTAGCCGGTATGGTTGCCATTATAAGCCTTACGGATGCCTATCGCAGATCAAAACTTGTTGTGACTGCGGCCTTTGTCATTTTAACCTACTCGGTAATATACATTGGCATAGGACTTGTCCAGGAAGGAGACCTAAGGCAGATCGACTATAAGTATTTCAGCTGGTTTGGTGTGAACGGACTGCTCATTCTGATCTCATATCCTCTCATCTATGTGTTTGAGAAAACATTCGGTTTTATTTCCGATGCCACACTCATGGAGTTATCGGACACCAACCAGCCGTTGCTGCGAAAGCTGGCTGAAAATGCACCGGGAACGTTTCAGCATTCATTGCAGGTAGCCAACCTGGCTGAAGAAGCCGTTCATCACGTGGGCGGAAATCCCTTGCTTGTAAGGACCGGCGCTCTCTACCATGATATCGGCAAAATTGATGAGCCGCTTTATTACATCGAAAACCAGTCGAGTGCCATTAACCCGCATGACAATCTGGAATTCGAGCAAAGTGCAAGGATTATAATTGATCATGTAAGGAAAGGTGTAGAGTTGGCTAAGAAAAACAAGCTTCCGGAGCCTATAATCAATTTCATCCGGACACACCACGGAACTACTACCGTTCAGTATTTTTACAGGTCGTTTTTGCGAAAATATCCTGAAGCCGAAGTTGATGTTAGGAAGTTCTCTTATCCCGGTCCGCGGCCCGATTCAAAAGAAACTGCCATAGTGATGATGGCCGACTCGGTTGAAGCCGCTTCCAGGAGTCTGAAATCAATAACCGAAAGTACTATTGATACGCTGGTGGATAATATTATTACTTCGCAGATGACTGATGAGCAGTATAATGAAGCGCAAATTACATTTAAGGATATTACAACAATAAAAGAGGTATTTAAAAAGCGATTGCAGAATATTTACCATGTAAGAATATCCTATCCTGCATAA
- a CDS encoding C40 family peptidase, translated as MEYNSEYGISLLSIIPMRSDPAEEAEMVSQLLFGEHYEIQNERDGFFEIKNRYDNYTGWIDCSMHSSLTAEFYHHLESEKNQPVQTCLIMSIEQTGYPPMQIVAGSTLPGLNTKKNSFEIDGITFHIRWSFEKFAIKGFESINKTAAYFLNTPYLWGGRTTFGCDCSGFIQNLFKIHGISLQRDADQQAEQGRLVPDVREAQPGDVAFFADDEGNVVHVGMVISPSEIIHSSGYVHIDRLDEKGIFNLKRQEYSHTLHSIKRMV; from the coding sequence ATGGAGTATAATTCAGAATATGGCATTTCACTGTTAAGCATAATCCCGATGAGAAGCGACCCTGCTGAAGAGGCAGAAATGGTGAGCCAGTTATTGTTTGGAGAACATTACGAAATTCAAAACGAAAGGGACGGATTTTTTGAGATAAAAAACCGGTACGATAATTACACCGGATGGATAGATTGTTCCATGCATTCTTCCTTAACGGCGGAATTTTATCATCATCTTGAATCAGAAAAAAATCAACCTGTCCAGACATGCCTGATCATGAGCATTGAGCAAACAGGTTATCCCCCGATGCAGATAGTTGCCGGAAGCACTCTCCCGGGGCTGAATACAAAGAAAAATTCGTTTGAAATCGATGGCATTACTTTTCATATCCGATGGTCATTTGAAAAGTTTGCCATTAAGGGATTTGAATCCATTAATAAAACGGCTGCCTACTTTTTAAATACACCCTACCTGTGGGGTGGTCGGACAACCTTTGGATGCGACTGTTCAGGATTTATTCAGAATCTGTTTAAGATACATGGCATCAGTCTTCAACGGGATGCCGATCAGCAGGCGGAACAAGGCCGGTTAGTGCCCGATGTCAGAGAAGCGCAGCCCGGTGATGTCGCCTTTTTTGCAGACGATGAAGGCAACGTGGTTCATGTAGGGATGGTGATATCACCTTCTGAAATCATCCACAGCTCAGGCTATGTACATATTGACCGGCTTGACGAAAAGGGAATTTTCAACCTGAAGCGGCAGGAGTATTCCCATACGTTGCATTCCATTAAGAGGATGGTTTGA